A portion of the Juglans microcarpa x Juglans regia isolate MS1-56 chromosome 1D, Jm3101_v1.0, whole genome shotgun sequence genome contains these proteins:
- the LOC121254342 gene encoding UDP-glycosyltransferase 92A1-like: MASDEYIVMLPYLAHGHLIPFLALARQIQQRTGFTIIIASTKLNIQYLRRSSVSADDSNSPSHSSIRFVELPFCSSAHDLPPNTENTENLSLNKMINLFHASVSLKDPLLHVLRDIIDQEGRPPLCIISDVFFGWAVDVAKSVGAMHITFSTGGAYGTMTYVSLWLNLPHRSTDSDEFKLPGFPESYRFHRSQLHQYLRVADGTDMWSTFMQPQISRCLESSGWLCNTVQEIEPFGLDLLRKYLRLPVWTIGPLLPQAALKKPSSSHSSSISGQHAGKKSGVPPEKCLEWLDLKSADSVLYISFGSQNTIGASQMMELAKGLEDSAKSFIWVIRPPLGFDINGEIRADWLPEGFEERIRENKRGLLVRNWAPQLDILAHKSTGAFLSHCGWNSILESLSQGVPIIGWPMAAEQAYNSKMLTEEMGLSVELTRGHQSVIEGKEVKRFVELVMDEKGKGKDMRKKAAEVRVQIRSAIREEGEEQGSSVKAMDDFVRTIVSKRGALTANQLGQKISEKQTKILRN, from the exons ATGGCCTCCGATGAATATATTGTAATGCTACCTTACCTTGCCCATGGCCATCTCATACCATTCCTAGCATTGGCAAGGCAGATTCAACAAAGAACGGGCTTCACCATCATCATTGCCAGCACCAAGCTCAACATCCAGTACCTCCGACGCTCTTCCGTTTCTGCCGACGACTCTAATTCCCCATCCCATTCCAGCATCCGCTTTGTCGAGCTCCCCTTCTGCAGCTCTGCCCACGACTTACCACCCAACACTGAGAACACCGAGAACTTGTCTCTAAACAAAATGATAAACCTTTTTCATGCATCGGTGAGTCTCAAAGATCCACTCTTGCACGTTCTCCGTGATATCATTGACCAAGAAGGGCGGCCTCCGCTTTGTATAATTTCAGACGTGTTTTTTGGGTGGGCTGTTGATGTTGCAAAGAGTGTGGGGGCCATGCATATTACATTCTCCACCGGTGGAGCCTACGGCACCATGACCTACGTGTCTCTGTGGCTTAACCTCCCACATCGTTCCACAGATTCCGACGAGTTCAAGCTGCCAGGGTTTCCTGAAAGTTATCGTTTCCATCGCTCTCAATTGCACCAATATTTGAGAGTTGCGGATGGTACGGACATGTGGTCTACATTTATGCAGCCACAGATTTCGCGTTGCTTGGAGTCTTCAGGGTGGCTGTGTAACACAGTCCAGGAAATTGAACCTTTTGGCCTAGATCTTCTCAGAAAATATCTGCGACTTCCCGTTTGGACTATAGGTCCTCTTCTTCCCCAAGCAGCTCTTAAAAAGCCGTCCTCCTCACATTCATCAAGTATTTCCGGACAACATGCCGGGAAAAAATCCGGAGTACCTCCAGAAAAATGCCTTGAGTGGCTTGATTTGAAGAGTGCTGATTCAGTTCTTTACATTTCTTTTGGTTCACAGAACACCATTGGTGCGTCCCAAATGATGGAATTAGCTAAAGGCTTGGAGGACAGTGCAAAATCTTTCATTTGGGTGATAAGGCCACCCCTTGGCTTCGACATTAATGGCGAAATCAGAGCGGACTGGTTGCCAGAAGGATTTGAAGAACGGATCAGggaaaacaaacgaggtttGTTAGTCAGAAACTGGGCACCCCAGTTGGATATTCTTGCCCACAAGTCGACCGGAGCTTTTCTGAGTCATTGCGGGTGGAACTCGATATTGGAGAGCTTAAGCCAGGGCGTGCCTATTATAGGGTGGCCTATGGCAGCCGAGCAGGCATACAATTCAAAGATGCTGACGGAGGAGATGGGTTTGAGTGTGGAGCTGACAAGAGGGCATCAAAGCGTGATTGAAGGGAAGGAGGTGAAGAGGTTCGTAGAATTGGTTATGGACGAAAAGGGCAAAGGCAAGGATATGAGGAAGAAGGCAGCCGAGGTTAGAGTGCAGATAAGGTCGGCAAtaagagaagagggagaagagCAGGGGTCTTCGGTGAAGGCAATGGATGACTTTGTTAGGACGATTGTTTCAAAGAGAGGAGCACTCACGGCCAATCAGCTTGGTCAAAAAATTTCAGAGAA GCAGACCAAAATTTTAAGGAATTGA
- the LOC121245824 gene encoding protein FAR1-RELATED SEQUENCE 5-like produces MEQNIGNKDVVEEPRAGISFSSVEEIRAYYTSYAKHVGFGVTKQSSKIGNNGKIRYFTLTCVHQGTSVSTTSNILKPRPMEHNECKAKIKAILGSEGEFCLTHVILEHNHALSPEKARYIRCHKRLDESSKRRLEYNDMAGIQLSNNYNSCVAEAGGYENLTFGERDARNYIREVRLLRLGLGGAETLQNYFTRMQS; encoded by the coding sequence ATGGAACAAAATATTGGAAATAAGGATGTTGTTGAAGAGCCAAGAGCAGGAATATCATTTTCATCAGTTGAGGAAATAAGGGCATACTACACGAGTTATGCAAAGCATGTTGGGTTTGGAGTGACAAAGCAAAGTTCTAAAATCGGAAATAATGGGAAAATAAGGTATTTCACTCTTACTTGTGTCCATCAAGGTACGTCTGTGAGCACAACGTCGAATATTCTCAAACCAAGGCCGATGGAACATAACGAGTGCAAGGCAAAGATCAAAGCCATATTAGGTTCCGAGGGAGAGTTTTGTTTGACCCATGTTATCCTTGAGCACAATCATGCTCTCAGTCCTGAAAAAGCAAGATATATTAGATGTCATAAGAGGTTGGATGAGTCGAGCAAGAGAAGATTAGAATACAATGATATGGCTGGCATTCAATTGAGCAATAACTACAATTCTTGCGTCGCTGAGGCAGGAGGATATGAGAATCTCACATTTGGAGAAAGAGATGCACGTAATTACATACGTGAAGTGAGATTACTTCGCCTTGGGTTAGGAGGTGCCGAAACACTACAAAACTACTTCACTCGTATGCAATCGTAA
- the LOC121245832 gene encoding protein FAR1-RELATED SEQUENCE 5-like gives MDVDDETRLRNVFWADAYSRAAYESFGDVITFDTTYLTNAYKMPFAPFVGVNNHGQSILFGCGLISGEDTDTFIWLFESWLKCMNGHAPQAIITDQDKAMQNAIAKVFSKSRNRFCLWHIMKKVSEKFGAYSQYDDIKSQRHRCVYDMLSRDEFDKCWQQLLDSFDLHDHSWLEWLYSERHLWVPAYIKNDFWVGMSSTQRSEGMNAFFDDYINSKTTLKHVIRVLTLHDKEEVPAKYVLDRWRKDLKRDYTLVQSSRDDLSYSPNAHRMNKLNKACYDISSIAGTSDEGCAKVTNGSEKLKSHVAARSKGRPVSKRKQSSAEKAVNWLKARKTQRLSQKNRSRLDRTVVADVGSLSLLDHDFPRACTAQSTMVQPSFQLLDDINSYATPTPISIHSLALFCKEAVTLK, from the exons ATGGATGTTGATGATGAAACCAGATTGAGGAATGTGTTTTGGGCAGATGCCTATAGTAGAGCTGCATATGAATCATTTGGTGATGTAATAACTTTCGACACGACGTACTTGACCAATGCATACAAAATGCCATTTGCTCCTTTTGTGGGAGTTAATAATCATGGTCAATCAATTTTATTTGGATGTGGCCTGATTTCTGGAGAGGATACGGACACATTCATTTGGTTATTTGAATCATGGCTTAAATGCATGAATGGCCACGCACCACAAGCCATAATAACAGACCAAGATAAAGCTATGCAAAATGCAATTGCAAAGGTGTTTTCGAAATCTCGAAATCGATTTTGCTTGtggcatataatgaaaaaagtTTCCGAGAAATTTGGAGCGTACAGTCAATACGATGATATTAAAAGTCAGCGGCACAG GTGTGTTTATGACATGTTGAGTCGTGATGAATTCGACAAGTGTTGGCAGCAACTTCTTGACAGTTTTGATCTGCATGATCATTCATGGCTTGAGTGGTTATATTCTGAGCGTCATCTATGGGTGCCAGCGTACATCAAGAATGACTTTTGGGTAGGAATGTCATCTACTCAGAGAAGCGAGGGTATGAATGCGTTCTTTGATGATTACATAAATTCAAAGACAACTTTAAA ACATGTCATCCGTGTGTTGACACTCCATGATAAGGAAGAGGTGCCTGCAAAATATGTACTTGATAGGTGGAGGAAGGACCTGAAACGAGATTACACACTTGTCCAAAGTAGTCGTGATGATTTGAGTTATAGCCCAAATGCACACCGAATGAATAAATTGAACAAGGCTTGTTACGATATTTCTTCAATTGCAGGCACCTCAGATGAAGGTTGTGCGAA GGTAACAAATGGgtctgaaaaattaaaaagtcatgTTGCTGCTCGCAGTAAAGGTAGGCCAGTTTCTAAGAGGAAACAATCATCAGCTGAGAAGGCAGTTAATTGGTTGAAAGCAAGAAAGACTCAAAGGCTAAGTCAG AAGAATAGGTCACGCCTAGATAGAACCGTTGTCGCAGATGTTGGCTCGCTTAGCTTGCTTGACCATGATTTTCCTAGAGCCTGTACTGCTCAATCAACTATG GTACAACCGTCTTTCCAACTCTTGGATGATATTAACTCTTATGCTACTCCTACACCGATATCC ATCCATTCATTAGCACTATTTTGCAAGGAAGCTGTTACATTGAAGTAG